From Campylobacter upsaliensis, the proteins below share one genomic window:
- the mnmC gene encoding bifunctional tRNA (5-methylaminomethyl-2-thiouridine)(34)-methyltransferase MnmD/FAD-dependent 5-carboxymethylaminomethyl-2-thiouridine(34) oxidoreductase MnmC, with protein MKKARVIFKDNTPYSLDFEDFYFNSQEGVEESRFVYTEAFEWEECESFIIAETGFGIGLNFFLTLQNFLKTKKRPKRLFYVSVEGFYLEPSFLREAYKRLGIYEEIKDLLEQFLLFYPKCAKGIYRFYFKDCFLDLVFDDISVLKRLEFEANIWYLDGFSPSKNSLMFDENTLFEIARLSKLNATILSFSSSSFLQKNLKHCGFDVAKVKGFRKREMVRAFLKHKKQMTNKEAYFQKVSAKFENKKVAIIGAGISGALLAYELSLRGFEVEIFEKNATLYEGASSNESGILSSLILNPQSALGNFSLNAFVEASRFYRQILDLKLKGVYEFAYTLQMQQRFFTQKDNAYFQIAQNKAFLDYGGHIYPKEILSSLFEKAGVKIYFNHHFSHYERENETFNLIFKNASKRCKFGILIYALGADAKDFLHYEAMLLSRVRGQLTHLKPFFKTEFPLSSKAYICPPKSNLQVIGATYDRLNTNPKGQRKDDEENLEKIKEFLKGDKEIEILGSRVGFRSYSSDRFCIAGAAYDEEFYKQNYKALLWHKNKPQISPQNIPNLYLSLAQGSRAFSSSVLCARYLCALINDEPLGFYADFIPHIHPARFLIRKLKKGLLG; from the coding sequence ATGAAAAAAGCTAGAGTTATTTTTAAGGATAATACGCCTTATTCTTTAGATTTTGAAGATTTTTATTTTAATTCGCAAGAAGGCGTAGAAGAAAGTCGCTTTGTTTATACGGAGGCATTTGAGTGGGAAGAGTGCGAAAGCTTTATCATCGCTGAAACGGGCTTTGGCATAGGGCTTAATTTCTTTTTAACTTTACAAAATTTTTTAAAGACTAAAAAGCGACCTAAAAGGCTTTTTTATGTGAGCGTAGAGGGTTTTTATTTAGAGCCTAGCTTTTTGCGTGAGGCTTATAAAAGACTTGGAATTTACGAAGAAATTAAAGATCTTTTGGAGCAATTTTTACTTTTTTATCCTAAATGTGCTAAGGGGATTTATCGTTTTTATTTTAAAGACTGCTTTTTAGACCTTGTTTTTGATGATATAAGTGTTTTGAAGCGTTTGGAATTTGAGGCAAATATTTGGTATTTAGACGGCTTTTCTCCCAGTAAAAATTCTCTTATGTTTGATGAAAATACCCTTTTTGAAATCGCAAGATTATCTAAGCTTAATGCGACAATTTTGAGTTTTTCATCATCTTCTTTTTTACAGAAAAATCTTAAACATTGTGGTTTTGATGTCGCAAAAGTGAAGGGTTTTAGAAAAAGAGAGATGGTAAGGGCTTTTTTAAAACATAAGAAGCAAATGACAAACAAGGAGGCTTATTTTCAAAAAGTTTCTGCCAAATTTGAAAATAAAAAAGTCGCCATTATAGGCGCTGGTATCAGCGGCGCACTTTTGGCTTATGAGCTTAGTCTTAGGGGTTTTGAGGTCGAAATTTTTGAAAAAAACGCCACACTTTATGAGGGTGCTAGCTCTAATGAAAGCGGGATTTTAAGCTCTTTGATTTTAAATCCTCAAAGTGCTTTAGGAAATTTTTCTTTAAATGCCTTTGTGGAGGCGAGTCGCTTTTATAGACAAATTTTAGACTTAAAATTAAAGGGAGTTTATGAATTTGCTTATACTTTGCAAATGCAGCAAAGATTTTTTACGCAAAAAGACAATGCCTATTTTCAAATTGCACAAAATAAGGCTTTTTTGGATTATGGAGGGCATATTTATCCTAAAGAAATTCTATCAAGCCTCTTTGAAAAAGCTGGAGTAAAGATTTATTTTAATCATCATTTTAGTCATTATGAGCGTGAAAATGAAACCTTTAATCTTATCTTTAAAAACGCTTCTAAAAGATGTAAATTTGGGATTTTAATCTATGCTTTAGGAGCAGATGCTAAGGATTTTTTGCATTATGAAGCTATGCTTTTGAGCCGAGTAAGAGGACAGCTAACGCACCTAAAGCCCTTTTTTAAGACGGAATTTCCTCTCTCATCTAAGGCTTATATTTGTCCTCCAAAGTCTAATTTACAAGTTATTGGTGCAACTTATGACAGACTTAATACAAATCCAAAAGGTCAAAGAAAAGATGATGAAGAAAATTTAGAAAAGATTAAGGAATTTTTAAAAGGCGATAAGGAGATTGAAATTTTAGGCTCTAGGGTGGGATTTCGCTCTTATTCTAGTGATAGATTTTGCATAGCGGGTGCGGCTTATGATGAGGAATTTTATAAACAAAATTATAAAGCCTTATTATGGCATAAAAATAAGCCTCAAATTTCTCCGCAAAATATCCCCAATCTTTATCTTAGTCTTGCTCAAGGTTCAAGAGCTTTTAGCTCAAGTGTGCTTTGTGCTCGTTATCTTTGTGCCTTGATAAATGATGAGCCATTGGGCTTTTATGCGGACTTTATCCCTCATATTCACCCCGCTAGATTTCTAATAAGAAAACTCAAAAAAGGTTTGCTGGGATAA
- a CDS encoding nitronate monooxygenase — MSFKPLKIGKHTIKYPIFQGGMGLGISWDKLASAVSLNGGLGIISSVGTGYYEERTHISKELNAKPYGSENFYSKEGLKALITNARKVCGDAPLGCNILCASNDYARIAHDACEVGFNVIVSGAGLPTNLPEFTADFPDVALVPIISSVKALKIICKRWQGRYNRLPDAVVLEGPKSGGHQGFTYEQCLDPNFALENLIAPVVEEAKNWGSFPIIAAGGVWDKNDIEKMLSLGASGVQMGTRFIGTFECDASDNFKEVLLASKEEDIKLIKSPVGYPARGVQTNLLDLVAKKMGPKINCISNCVSPCGRGKEATKVGYCIADRLFDAWSGKKDTGLFFTGANGYRLDKLISVKELIDKLVNGE, encoded by the coding sequence ATGAGTTTTAAACCCCTTAAAATAGGAAAACATACGATTAAATATCCCATTTTTCAAGGAGGAATGGGGCTTGGCATTAGTTGGGATAAACTTGCTTCGGCAGTGTCCTTAAATGGAGGGCTTGGCATTATCTCTTCTGTGGGAACGGGCTATTATGAAGAAAGAACGCACATTAGCAAAGAATTAAATGCTAAACCTTATGGGAGTGAAAATTTTTATTCTAAAGAGGGTTTGAAAGCCTTAATTACAAATGCTAGAAAGGTTTGTGGGGACGCACCTTTGGGTTGCAATATACTTTGTGCGAGTAATGACTATGCTAGGATTGCTCACGATGCTTGTGAAGTGGGCTTTAATGTCATCGTTTCTGGAGCTGGTTTGCCCACAAATTTACCTGAATTTACGGCGGATTTTCCCGATGTGGCTTTAGTGCCGATTATCTCTTCGGTTAAGGCTTTAAAGATTATTTGTAAAAGATGGCAGGGGCGTTATAATCGTTTGCCCGATGCTGTGGTTTTAGAAGGTCCGAAAAGTGGCGGACATCAAGGCTTTACTTATGAGCAATGTTTAGATCCAAATTTTGCTTTAGAAAATTTAATTGCCCCTGTTGTTGAAGAGGCGAAAAATTGGGGTTCTTTTCCTATTATAGCAGCGGGGGGCGTGTGGGATAAAAATGATATTGAAAAAATGTTAAGTTTGGGTGCTAGCGGAGTGCAAATGGGGACAAGGTTTATCGGCACTTTTGAATGTGATGCAAGTGATAATTTTAAAGAAGTTTTATTAGCCTCCAAGGAGGAAGACATCAAGCTTATAAAATCGCCCGTAGGATACCCTGCAAGAGGTGTGCAGACAAATTTGCTTGATTTAGTCGCTAAAAAAATGGGTCCAAAAATTAATTGTATTAGCAATTGTGTCAGCCCTTGTGGTAGAGGTAAGGAGGCGACTAAGGTGGGCTATTGTATCGCAGATAGGCTTTTTGATGCTTGGTCTGGTAAGAAAGATACGGGACTATTTTTCACGGGGGCAAATGGTTATAGACTAGATAAGCTCATTAGCGTTAAAGAGCTTATTGACAAACTTGTAAATGGCGAATAA
- a CDS encoding N-acetylmuramoyl-L-alanine amidase family protein encodes MMRSLLALFLLFCFCFGAFEKQIEEFDKNFIGSTNDLQVKLHQQLKSLYIQSVINDDEKTKVEILKRLIISSNTLKLDDTSYAKELEESGIKKANIESLRRVVIKDVKLENKKPTEKPAFENVKENSKKEVVKKEELKKSDTTKKEEKIYILNSKKLANGVELNLSANLSEFKDFVLDEKGNYRHIIDFEAILEGGRKEFQFKNYNIILSQYNPKVVRIVLRAKEKISLNLKKEEKKVSILMTELKDVPKENQSIKTQKVEKKPEKQENNLKIQKSEKKSLYIVDVDKNENGVVLKFDEELDEEDFEISNTKDSKFYRQIVSFKGVLGGDRKSYTYGKNAITVTQYNPKVVRVVLSSAKEFGLYKDIDDKSLVLAFNEPKNQSFSPVKISPSKNTLNKNYKAGKIIVLDAGHGGKDSGALSKNKRLKEKDIVLSTTLKIGNELKKRGFKVYYTRTTDKFINLRDRTKIANDRKADLFLSIHANAAPNTSRAKSSEGLETFFLSPARSERSKKAAEKENQGDFEEMNYFSKQSILNFLNREKIVASNKLAIDIQKGVLAKTRTRYKVVDGGVREAPFWVLVGASMPAILLEIGYITHPSEGERIANKNFQDLLAKGIADGVENYFYHNR; translated from the coding sequence ATAATGCGAAGCTTACTCGCACTTTTTTTATTATTTTGCTTTTGTTTTGGGGCTTTTGAAAAGCAAATAGAAGAATTTGATAAAAATTTTATAGGCTCTACAAATGACTTGCAGGTAAAGTTGCATCAGCAGCTTAAAAGCCTTTATATACAAAGCGTGATTAATGACGATGAAAAAACAAAGGTTGAAATTTTAAAACGCCTTATCATTAGCTCCAATACATTAAAGCTTGATGATACATCTTATGCTAAGGAGCTTGAAGAAAGTGGCATAAAAAAAGCAAATATTGAATCTTTAAGAAGAGTCGTTATCAAAGATGTGAAACTTGAGAATAAAAAGCCTACGGAAAAACCTGCATTTGAAAATGTGAAGGAAAATTCCAAAAAAGAAGTCGTAAAAAAAGAAGAATTAAAGAAAAGTGATACGACAAAAAAAGAGGAAAAAATTTATATCTTAAATTCCAAAAAGTTAGCAAATGGAGTGGAGCTTAATTTAAGTGCAAATTTGAGTGAATTTAAAGACTTTGTTTTAGATGAAAAGGGGAATTACCGCCATATTATCGATTTTGAAGCGATCTTGGAGGGGGGCAGGAAGGAATTTCAATTTAAAAATTATAATATTATTCTTTCTCAATATAATCCAAAAGTCGTTCGTATAGTCCTTAGAGCTAAGGAGAAAATAAGTTTAAATTTGAAAAAGGAAGAAAAAAAAGTAAGCATTTTGATGACTGAGTTAAAAGATGTCCCGAAGGAAAATCAAAGCATCAAAACGCAAAAGGTCGAAAAAAAGCCTGAGAAGCAAGAAAACAATTTAAAAATTCAAAAAAGTGAAAAAAAATCTCTTTATATCGTTGATGTGGATAAGAATGAAAATGGGGTTGTTTTGAAATTTGATGAGGAGCTTGATGAGGAAGATTTTGAAATTTCCAACACAAAAGATTCTAAATTTTATAGGCAAATCGTCAGCTTTAAGGGCGTTTTAGGAGGGGATAGAAAAAGCTATACTTATGGTAAAAACGCCATTACTGTAACCCAGTATAATCCAAAGGTCGTTCGTGTGGTCTTAAGCTCCGCGAAAGAATTTGGGCTTTATAAGGATATTGATGATAAAAGCTTAGTTTTGGCTTTTAATGAGCCTAAAAATCAAAGCTTTAGTCCAGTCAAAATAAGCCCTAGTAAGAATACGCTTAATAAAAATTATAAGGCAGGTAAAATCATAGTCCTAGATGCAGGACACGGCGGTAAGGATAGTGGAGCTTTAAGTAAAAATAAGCGTTTAAAAGAAAAGGATATTGTTTTAAGCACAACGCTAAAGATAGGCAATGAGCTTAAAAAAAGGGGCTTTAAGGTTTATTATACAAGAACGACGGATAAATTTATCAATCTTAGAGATAGAACTAAAATCGCTAATGATAGAAAGGCTGATTTATTTTTATCCATACACGCTAATGCTGCTCCTAACACCTCTAGAGCCAAAAGCTCTGAAGGCTTAGAAACCTTCTTTTTAAGTCCAGCAAGAAGTGAGCGTAGTAAAAAAGCCGCTGAAAAAGAGAATCAAGGCGACTTTGAAGAGATGAATTATTTTTCCAAGCAAAGCATTTTAAATTTCTTAAATAGAGAAAAAATTGTCGCTTCTAACAAACTTGCCATTGATATACAAAAAGGCGTTTTGGCTAAGACTAGGACGCGCTATAAGGTGGTTGATGGTGGGGTAAGAGAAGCGCCTTTTTGGGTCTTAGTTGGTGCTTCAATGCCAGCTATTTTACTTGAAATTGGCTACATCACACATCCTAGCGAGGGCGAGAGAATTGCAAATAAAAACTTTCAAGATTTATTAGCCAAGGGCATTGCTGATGGGGTGGAAAATTATTTTTATCATAATCGATGA
- a CDS encoding hydrogenase small subunit, with amino-acid sequence MVDLEQIKERLATLEKLPSLKSNGSIPKALEKAGFSRRDFMKWAGAMTAFLALPASFAPMVARAVELADRLPVVWLHMAECTGCSESLLRSDTPTIDSLIFDYISLEYHETVMAASGWQAEENLENAIEKHKGKYVLMVEGGIPMGDTESYLTIGPHGKTGYEISKLACENAYAILAIGTCSSFGGIQAARPNPSNSQPLSKVTNKTIINVPGCPPSEKNIVGNVLQLLLFKELPSLDVYNRPKWAYGLRIHDLCERRGRFDAGEFVHSFGDEGAKQGYCLYKVGCKGPYTFNNCSRERFNQHTSWPIQAGHGCIGCSEPNFWDTMGPFEEPLASRQFDPVLGLGADNVSDKIGIGVLTLTGVAIAAHAVIASMKKNEE; translated from the coding sequence ATGGTTGATCTAGAGCAAATCAAAGAACGCTTAGCGACACTTGAAAAGCTTCCTTCTTTAAAGTCCAATGGCTCTATCCCTAAGGCTTTAGAAAAGGCGGGTTTTTCAAGAAGAGATTTTATGAAATGGGCTGGGGCTATGACGGCTTTTTTGGCACTTCCTGCAAGTTTTGCACCTATGGTAGCAAGGGCAGTGGAATTAGCCGATAGGCTTCCTGTTGTGTGGCTTCATATGGCTGAATGCACTGGGTGTAGCGAAAGCTTATTAAGAAGCGATACGCCGACTATTGATAGTCTTATATTTGATTATATTTCTTTAGAATATCACGAAACGGTAATGGCAGCTTCAGGCTGGCAAGCGGAAGAAAATTTAGAAAATGCTATTGAAAAACATAAGGGTAAGTATGTCCTAATGGTCGAAGGTGGTATCCCTATGGGCGATACAGAAAGCTATCTTACCATAGGACCTCACGGAAAAACTGGTTATGAAATTTCAAAATTAGCCTGTGAAAATGCTTATGCGATTTTGGCTATTGGCACTTGTTCTAGCTTTGGAGGAATTCAAGCAGCGCGCCCTAATCCAAGCAATTCTCAGCCCTTAAGCAAGGTAACAAATAAAACTATTATCAATGTTCCGGGCTGTCCTCCTAGCGAAAAAAATATCGTGGGTAATGTCCTTCAACTTCTTCTTTTTAAAGAGCTTCCTAGTCTTGATGTGTATAATAGACCTAAATGGGCTTATGGCTTGAGAATTCACGATTTGTGTGAAAGAAGAGGGCGTTTTGATGCGGGTGAATTTGTCCATAGCTTTGGTGATGAGGGTGCAAAGCAGGGCTATTGCCTTTATAAAGTGGGCTGTAAGGGTCCTTATACTTTTAATAATTGTTCTAGAGAAAGGTTTAATCAGCATACTTCTTGGCCTATTCAAGCAGGACACGGCTGTATAGGTTGCTCGGAGCCAAATTTCTGGGATACTATGGGACCTTTTGAAGAGCCTTTGGCAAGTCGTCAATTTGACCCTGTTTTGGGACTTGGGGCAGATAATGTGTCGGATAAAATAGGCATAGGCGTTTTAACGCTCACAGGAGTTGCCATAGCTGCACACGCAGTAATCGCTTCTATGAAGAAAAATGAGGAGTAA
- a CDS encoding glycosyltransferase family 9 protein gives MKIFINLPTWLGDCVMASAAIYGIKERFKEAEFVFFGSFVATTLFKDFSNSSFIVEDKKRRYFQALSLRKNHHFNLAFSFRSALSARLILKIIKAKKKFCFDKTIIKEEHQVLKYLNFVQKSLDFQASQELKLPLNVKFKTPLTLKNGKKILALNPGANYGSAKRWSEEYFAKVGLYFAKDYEIIILGAGKEEAKICAKICEILAQNGIKAKNLCNKTSIHTLTQNIALSDLFLTNDSGAMHLGAALKVKMLVLFGPTKFTQTSPWQSKNAKIIHLNLACMPCMKRVCPLKHHKCMQDLTPQMVIEKLKEFKA, from the coding sequence ATGAAAATTTTTATCAATCTTCCCACTTGGCTAGGCGATTGTGTTATGGCTAGTGCGGCGATTTATGGCATTAAAGAGCGGTTTAAAGAAGCGGAATTTGTCTTTTTTGGCTCTTTTGTAGCGACAACACTTTTTAAAGATTTTTCTAATTCTAGCTTCATAGTGGAGGATAAAAAAAGGCGTTATTTTCAAGCTCTTTCCTTGCGTAAAAATCATCATTTTAATCTCGCTTTTTCCTTTCGCTCTGCCCTTTCAGCTAGGCTCATTTTAAAAATCATCAAAGCTAAGAAAAAATTTTGTTTTGATAAAACTATCATTAAAGAAGAACATCAGGTTTTAAAATACTTAAATTTCGTTCAAAAATCCCTTGATTTCCAAGCTTCGCAAGAGTTAAAGCTCCCTCTTAATGTCAAATTTAAAACGCCTCTAACTCTTAAAAATGGCAAAAAAATTCTAGCCTTAAATCCGGGTGCTAACTATGGAAGTGCGAAACGCTGGAGTGAGGAGTATTTTGCCAAAGTGGGACTTTATTTTGCTAAAGATTATGAAATTATCATTTTAGGAGCAGGTAAAGAAGAGGCTAAAATTTGTGCTAAAATCTGCGAAATTCTTGCACAAAATGGCATTAAAGCTAAGAATTTATGCAATAAAACAAGTATTCATACCCTTACGCAAAATATCGCTCTAAGCGATCTTTTTCTCACAAATGACAGCGGTGCTATGCATTTAGGTGCAGCTTTAAAAGTCAAAATGCTCGTGCTATTTGGACCAACCAAATTCACACAAACTTCTCCTTGGCAAAGTAAAAATGCCAAAATTATCCATCTTAATCTAGCCTGTATGCCCTGCATGAAGCGTGTTTGTCCGCTAAAGCATCACAAATGTATGCAGGATTTAACACCACAAATGGTTATAGAAAAATTAAAAGAATTTAAGGCTTAA
- the cybH gene encoding Ni/Fe-hydrogenase, b-type cytochrome subunit: MQKQEEKLQRKAEYEFSIGLRLTHWIRAVAIVILVGTGYYISYVFQSPNLPSDPSNFMQAKYRLVHQAVGFVLIGCIIFKGYLFFFDKWSRKERASIADIFSLKIWVEQIKFYLFLGKHPPLKGVYNPLQYVTYLFFYLVMIGIILTGLILYTHTYHEGLGGMLYDMLRPLEAMMGGLAEVRTYHRILMWVILIFVPVHIYMAIFNAVKGRDGALDAIISGYKFIKEEKN; this comes from the coding sequence ATGCAAAAACAAGAGGAAAAATTGCAAAGAAAAGCAGAATATGAATTTAGCATAGGTTTGCGTTTAACCCACTGGATAAGGGCTGTAGCGATTGTGATTTTAGTGGGGACTGGATATTATATTTCTTATGTTTTTCAAAGCCCAAATTTGCCAAGCGATCCTAGTAATTTTATGCAAGCAAAATATCGCTTAGTGCATCAGGCTGTGGGTTTTGTTTTGATAGGGTGCATTATTTTTAAGGGCTATTTGTTCTTTTTTGACAAGTGGAGTCGTAAAGAAAGGGCAAGTATCGCTGATATTTTTAGCCTTAAAATTTGGGTAGAGCAGATTAAATTTTACCTTTTTTTAGGAAAGCATCCCCCTTTAAAAGGCGTTTATAATCCCTTACAATATGTAACTTACCTTTTCTTTTATCTTGTGATGATAGGCATTATCCTTACAGGACTTATTCTTTATACGCACACTTACCACGAGGGCTTGGGCGGTATGCTTTATGATATGCTAAGACCACTTGAGGCTATGATGGGGGGCTTGGCTGAGGTTAGGACTTATCATAGAATTTTAATGTGGGTGATTTTGATTTTCGTGCCTGTGCATATTTATATGGCTATTTTTAATGCGGTCAAGGGCAGAGACGGTGCTTTAGACGCTATTATTAGCGGTTATAAATTTATCAAGGAAGAGAAAAATTGA
- a CDS encoding nickel-dependent hydrogenase large subunit, whose protein sequence is MSQKIIVDPITRIEGHLRVEVVVDDDNVVKEAYAGSTLWRGIETIVKGRDPRDAGFMTQRICGVCTFSHYKAGIVAVENALGITPPLNALLTRTLMNAALFLHDHIVHFYQLHALDWVDVVSALSADVKKASDLAFNYTSNPYATGADKLLEVQQRLKAFVDKGNLGPFANAYYGHSTYRFNPEQNLIALSHYLECLRIQRIIAQCMAIFGSKNPHPQSLTVGGVTCVMDLLSPSRMGEYMEKFKEVADFVNRAYYPDLVMAGKAYANEASVLNDVGVANLYTFKEFQVGRDEWLFESGIIKNGDLSKVYEVEEDKITEEATHSWYADNEPLHPYDGKTNPNYTGLVDGESIDHHGKIAHTKNFDTKGKYSWIKAPRYEGEPMQVGPLANIVVNYAKNNQYVVPVVDTFLKETNLPLTAVFSTLGRTATRCLEAKIIADNTLKAFDNLVANLKVDESTCSPYVIDKNKEYKGRYMGHVPRGTLSHWCRIKNGVIENWQAVVPSTWNASPKDAKGVGGSYEQCLIGLKIADVKQPLEIIRKIHSYDPCIACAVHVMDTKGNNLSEYKVNVNL, encoded by the coding sequence ATGAGTCAAAAAATTATCGTTGATCCTATCACAAGAATTGAGGGGCATTTGAGGGTTGAAGTTGTTGTTGATGATGATAATGTTGTCAAGGAGGCTTATGCTGGTTCTACGCTTTGGCGTGGGATTGAAACTATTGTTAAGGGTCGCGACCCAAGAGATGCAGGCTTTATGACGCAAAGAATTTGCGGAGTTTGCACCTTTTCGCATTATAAAGCTGGAATTGTCGCTGTGGAAAATGCTTTGGGTATCACTCCTCCACTTAATGCCTTACTAACTAGAACTTTGATGAATGCGGCTTTATTTTTACACGATCATATTGTGCATTTTTATCAGCTTCACGCACTAGATTGGGTTGATGTAGTGAGTGCTTTAAGTGCTGATGTGAAAAAGGCAAGTGATTTAGCCTTTAATTATACTTCAAATCCTTACGCTACAGGTGCGGATAAGCTTTTGGAAGTGCAGCAAAGACTTAAAGCCTTTGTCGATAAGGGGAATTTGGGACCTTTTGCTAATGCTTATTATGGGCACAGCACTTACCGCTTTAACCCAGAGCAAAATCTTATTGCTCTTTCGCATTATTTAGAGTGCTTAAGAATTCAAAGAATTATCGCGCAATGTATGGCGATTTTTGGTTCTAAAAATCCTCACCCACAAAGCTTGACTGTGGGCGGAGTTACTTGCGTTATGGATCTTTTAAGTCCTTCTAGAATGGGTGAGTATATGGAGAAATTTAAAGAGGTGGCAGATTTTGTGAACCGTGCCTATTATCCTGACTTAGTTATGGCTGGAAAAGCTTATGCAAATGAGGCTAGTGTGTTAAATGATGTCGGTGTGGCAAATCTTTACACTTTTAAAGAATTTCAAGTGGGTCGCGATGAGTGGCTTTTTGAAAGTGGCATTATTAAAAATGGCGATTTAAGTAAGGTTTATGAGGTAGAAGAAGATAAGATTACCGAAGAGGCGACTCATTCTTGGTATGCGGATAATGAGCCTTTACATCCTTATGATGGCAAAACAAATCCTAATTACACAGGGCTTGTCGATGGCGAAAGTATCGATCATCACGGCAAAATAGCTCATACTAAAAATTTCGATACTAAGGGTAAATATAGCTGGATTAAGGCTCCTCGTTATGAGGGTGAGCCTATGCAAGTGGGACCTTTGGCTAATATTGTCGTAAATTATGCCAAAAATAATCAATATGTAGTTCCTGTTGTCGATACCTTTTTAAAAGAAACAAATCTTCCTTTAACGGCGGTATTTAGCACTTTGGGAAGAACGGCTACTCGCTGTTTAGAGGCTAAGATTATCGCTGATAATACTCTAAAAGCTTTTGATAATTTGGTTGCAAATTTAAAGGTCGATGAAAGCACTTGTTCGCCTTATGTGATTGATAAAAATAAAGAATATAAAGGGCGTTATATGGGGCATGTGCCGCGTGGGACTTTGAGTCATTGGTGTAGGATTAAAAACGGCGTGATCGAAAATTGGCAAGCTGTTGTCCCTAGCACTTGGAACGCCTCTCCAAAAGACGCAAAGGGTGTAGGTGGAAGCTACGAGCAATGTTTAATCGGACTTAAAATCGCCGATGTAAAGCAGCCTCTTGAAATTATACGCAAAATTCACTCCTATGATCCTTGCATTGCTTGTGCTGTGCATGTTATGGATACTAAGGGAAATAATTTAAGTGAATATAAAGTCAATGTGAATTTATAA
- a CDS encoding HyaD/HybD family hydrogenase maturation endopeptidase: MNFLVLGIGNIMFADEGLGVHLCKQLEKNYKFNHPNHTLSFIDGGTLALQLSYIMAEYDEMIVLDCIDADDAEVGEVFFFPYEAMPKRVNWSGSAHEVEMLQTLQYMELMGDLPHTQILAAVPRRIEPMSFELSGEIIKAASVMEKILLDYLAKKGFNYEKVGDFTLQDLARISFKP; encoded by the coding sequence TTGAATTTTCTTGTGCTTGGCATAGGAAATATTATGTTTGCAGATGAGGGCTTAGGCGTTCATCTTTGCAAACAGCTTGAAAAAAACTACAAATTTAACCACCCAAATCACACTTTAAGCTTCATTGATGGTGGCACTTTAGCCTTGCAGTTAAGCTATATTATGGCAGAGTATGATGAGATGATTGTGCTTGACTGTATTGACGCTGATGATGCTGAAGTGGGAGAGGTATTTTTCTTTCCTTATGAGGCTATGCCAAAGAGGGTGAATTGGAGTGGGAGTGCCCACGAGGTGGAAATGCTTCAAACTTTGCAATATATGGAGCTAATGGGCGATTTGCCTCACACGCAAATTTTAGCAGCCGTGCCAAGACGCATTGAGCCTATGAGTTTTGAGCTTTCAGGTGAGATTATTAAAGCTGCTAGCGTGATGGAAAAAATTTTACTTGATTATCTAGCTAAAAAGGGCTTTAATTATGAAAAGGTGGGAGATTTTACCCTGCAAGATTTGGCACGAATTTCTTTTAAGCCTTAA